The Colletotrichum destructivum chromosome 8, complete sequence genome includes the window CCACGGGCCAAGAgccatcggcggcctgctgcgAAGTTGAAGCGGCTAGAGTCTCGGCCGAGTAAATGTCTCCGAAAGTCGCATCCATCTCGGAAGCAGGGATTGCCTGCGGTTGTGGCCTGGTCTGAGAGATCGCTGATGAAGAATCTCTTGAGACCTTCTTCATGGCCGAATTGATAATGTAGTTCATCAGTCTCTTCGGAACGCCCTGCAAAGCAACGCCGCCCAAGATTCCAACCAAGTTCTCGTCCTGGTCAAAGACGATGACATCTCCGGACCACAACTTGTCTTTTCCCTCGGTCATTTTGACATACGAGTGATATGTTGTGTTCGAATCGAGCCGGGGAGTAAATAGCTTCATCGATTCCCATCCGTGGTTGACAAAGAGTTCCTTGTCAAGATCTACACATTCGTTGGCGTTCATGACAAACCCAGCCAGTTGAGAGATAGAGTCTAGGAAGGCGGGGTTGGAAAACCATTTCTCGGAATCCGGAATCCCCTTGAAAGACACGTTGCCGGCAGCTTCGTATGTGTTGTTGCTGAGGGTGACAGCGGAAAGGCCACGGTACCTGGGCTCGAAATCGGCCAGCTGGCCGACCATTTTATAGATCATCGACTTGCTGAATCGGAACGTGCTGTCATCTTTGCCGACCTGAGCCTGGATGGCCTCCATGCGAATCATTGCCTGTGATACAGCCTGCTCAACCCGGGATTTTGTTGCGTCGATCTGGACAAAGCGGATCGAGCAGCTGGCATGCTGCTCCATGACCTTATTGTTGCCCTGCAATAAGATTGTCAGCTGATGTACAGTCAAGCGACAAGAGGTAGAAGGAATGGCTTACGTcgaaggaagaaaaagtGCAGAATAGAGATTTGGTCGCGGCGTCGAACCTGGCCTCGGTTCGGAGGACTTGTTTGAGGCCGACGTCGTTGGCCACGAGGGCACTCTGGATGTGCATGTCTGCCACTTCGGTCGCCATGGCGTCGACATCCATGGCGATAATTTGCTTGACGTACTTTCCAATCATCTGAGAGATGTCGGCGTAGACAGACTGTGTAAGTAGTTAGTTATTCAAGTCGATAATAACTAATCGGATTCGGACTTACTGGAGTGCATAGAGGCACGCCGTAGACCTTGTGACCCTATGCCATGGAGTGCACAtcgtcggcgttgaggtGAAGATCCACAACCACCTCGCCATCCGAACTGGGCTGGAGAGTGTTCTTCACAACATTGTAaatggaggagaaggccaacTTGGGGGGCCCCataacagcagcagcagcatcgccCTTGCGAAGACTCCAGTCGTTTTGTATACTGCATCCAGTACTCCTTGAGAGTCCACCCATAAGAGGGCACTTGGAGAACTTGCTGGCATTCGGGGAAATCAGCATGATACCTAGACCATTCGACGTTGGCACCAGCGGTGTACATCCCCGAGAAGGCCTCAGTTATCAACTGCCAGGTGTCGATAGTCTTGTGAGCAGATGCGAACGTCTGCATTTGCGACCCCACCACTTCCTTCACCATGGGGGCAACAACAGGCGCGGGGCCGATCTCGATTGCAATAGTGCGCTCGTCCAGGACATCCTCTGCCTTGGCGACGGACACGGCGTGCATGATGTTGACGGGGTTTCTGCAGTGCTCGACCACGTAACCATCACCGAAATCTTTGGCTTCCCGAAGGACCCTGCCGCGAGTCGGCGAGATGACGGGAATCGCGGGTTGACGGATATGAATGCTCTTTGCAAGCTTGCGAAATTGAGCAAGGATGGGGTCGACCTGGGAGGTATGGAAGGCGTGGGCGGTATCGAGGACGTGGCAGCGCATACCTTTTGCTTCCAGGACCTCTTGGGCTTCCTTAACGTGTGCAACGGTACCACCGAGAACGATGTTCTGCTTCCTGTTAAGGCAAGAAACCTCAAGATCGCGTCCGACAACACCGGGAATGGCGGCAAGAACAGCCGCTTCCTCGGCCATGACAACAAGCATGGCGTGGGTGCCTTGGACGAGGTGCTCTTCCATCAACTGAGATCGCTTTCCGACAAGGTAGAGGACATCAGCTTGGGACAGAGCCCCAGCTGCGTAAAGGGCGGCATACTCTCCAAGGCTGTGGCCGACGACAGCCTTGGGTACGATGCCAAACGACTCCCAGAGCTTGCAAAGAGCCATCTGGAAAGCGGCGTGAGATAACTGAAGGGCAGTGAGTGATGCCCGGTTGAAGTAATCCCGCTCCTCAAAGCGAAAAAGAATCGAGGGCAGGCCCATCTGAACACACAAGTGATCACAGCGCTGTAGGCTGCTTCTGAATGACGCAAACCGTGAGTACAAGTCCGCGCCCATCCCAGCATGCGGCGAGCCCTGCCCCGTAAAGGTGAAGACGAAGCATGGCGCCTTGGCTGGAGCGGGCAGGATCTTTTCGCCTCCACTGCGCGCGTCAAGTTCCTGCTGGAGCGATGACCTGAGCTGAGGAATACCGGTAGCCGTCACCGTGACCCTGTACCGGTGGTGCATGCGGCGAGCGGTTGTCGTATAGGAAAGCTTTGCGAGGAGGTTGGGGTCCTTCCGCGGCGCCGCTTCATCAAGCCACTGAATCAAGTTTCGCAGATTAGACACCAAGGATTCACCTGTCTTGGCTGAGAGAGTCACGATATGATGACGTCGCGGGTCCGGGCCAGTACGGCTGTCAAGAACGGGAGCGTCTTCTATGACAATGGCTgtgttgccgccggcggcagaaAAGTTGTTCAGGAGAACCCGACGACTGTCGTTCTGTGGCCTGACCCATGGTGTGGGCACTGTAGCAATGCGAGTATTGCGGGCCTGCAGGTCTGGCAGTCTGTGGTTGATCTTGGTCTTGATGCCAATGTGAGGGGGAATGGTCGAGTGCTTCATCATCATGAGGACCTTGGCGAGACTCGTAACACCCGCAGCAGCTTCGCCGTGTCCTACGTTGGACTTCACAGCGCCGATGTGAAGAGGGCTTGTGGCCGGGCGGACTGATGTACCACGCGCCGTCAACGGAGACAGCGTAGAGACAACCGAAGTGGTTTCTCCTGCATCGCCAGCCTGGGTACCGGTGCCGTGCATCTCGACATAGCTGATGTCGTTGGAGCTGACATTGGTCTCGGCTAGGATATGCTCAAAAAGGTCCTTCTGGGTGGCGGCATGGGGCCGCGTGATTGactcggcttcggcgttgTGGTTCGTAGCGACGCCCAAGATACACGCTTCAACAGGGTCTTTGTCCATCTGCGCGTCTTCCAGGCGCTTCAGGATGATAGTGACCACCGCTTCTCCACGGCAGTACCCATCAGCCTCATCGTCAAAGGTCTTGCAGTTGCCAGTGCGGGATAGAAAGTGACCTCTGTCCAAACCAGCAGTCATATCAGGGTTCGTGAGGACGTTTGTACCTCCTACGATAGCAGTGTCCACCTCACCACGCCACAAAGCACTGCATGCCAGTTGTAATGCGGCTAAGCTGGAACTGCAGGCAGTATCAATGGTGTAGCTGGGACCACTGAACTTGAAGTGATAATTGATGCGGCCGGGAATGAAGGCACGGTTACCGCCGGGGATAAAATAGGTGTCAATATCTTGCGCGCTGTTGGTTTCCATCCAATCGTTGCTCGTGGCACCAAACCACACACCCACACGGTGTTTATGGGTGGATGCTGTGCGATTAGTAACGatgccggccttctcgagcgcctcggcggcagtCAGGAGAGCCAAGCGTTGAGCGGGATCAACTTGAGCAGCCTCACGAGGGGAcatgttgaagaaggcggcaTCGAATAGAGGCGCCTGGTGCAGCCAGCATCCAAAGCCGGTCTCTGAGACATTCTTCACGGAGGGATCGCCCACGTGGGCTGAGGCGTTCCATCGCGAAGCAGGAACCATTTCATGAGTATCGACTCCGTCGTGGAGGATGTCCCAGAAGGCGTCCATGGTGTCAGCGTTGCCAGGGAATCTGCCAGACGCGGCAAGAATGGCGATGGGAGACTTGGAGGAGCCTCCGTTGGCACCCAGAGCGCCATTGGCGGCGCGCGATGCGAGCTCCTCCGGAACAAAAGGGGGCCTCTCTTGCACCCAGTAAGATTCTGACGGCAGCAGACGGCGAACAGGAGAGACGAGGCGATCTGTGCTATGGAAAGCAAAGGGCTGAATGATTACGTCTGTGACGTTGCCGGCGACTGACTCGACAGAGCGCTTGATGTGCTCGGCGATGCGGATGGGTAGCTGATCCAATGCCatttctctctccagacaGTCGCGGGCAGCCTGCTCTAGTGCATCGCGAAGGGTCGCGGTGGTGGATAGCAACTGGCCCTTTATGCTAGCCGAAATGACCGGAATGCGGGCTTTGAACAGATCATTCTGGTTGATGCCGGCTAGAACTTTTTCAATGTCTAGCTCATTGTAGAAATGAGCAGAGTGATATGGAGCCGTGATGCGCAGCGATGCCGACACAGGAGCGACGGACTTCCCAATGGTCGAAGCGAAGAAGTCTGAAAGAACCATCGGAGGGCCAGAGATTGTTGCCTGAGTAGTTCCCTTCAGAGCCATGTTAGTTATGTGTATTGGATGGAGGATTGAGCTTGCGGGTTACTTACGATGGTGGCCGAGATGTAAGGAGTGGTGATGACTGGCAACCCCGTGTCAGCTGCGTACTGCAGCAAGGCATCGGCCAGTATCTTTCGGCTGGATCCTGTCACGACACGAGACCATGAATCGAAGGAATTTGAGGACCCTGATCTCTCATGCTTGATGGCGACTCTGTCGGCCACATCCCAGGCAAGGGCGCCCAAACGAATAGCGACAGCAACAGCGTGAAGAGCAGGTTGAAGAAGACTGGGTGCACTATGGGCACAGCTCACAGCCGCCGCAGCGAGCGCGCCTGTGCAAACTCCCGCCAAGAGGCTGTTTTCAGGTGTGGGATAAACTTGGCATCCGCTGCTGTGCTGGCGGATGAAGAGGCCGAGTTGTGTGATGCAAGTCAACCCCTGGACGAAACAAGGATTGAGGGTCTCAGAGCGGTACGGTGACAGGAGATCTGCCAACGTGACGAAGCGTGGGCACCTTTCCTGCTGTTCGGGAGACAAGCGGGCAACTTCATGCTTCAACACCCCGCAGCTCCGCTCAAGAAAGTCGATGACCAGCGGATCTTGGTGGGTTTGTGCCAAGCCGCTCAGTGAGTCTGCGATGTCATGTGTTTGGTCGCCAAAGACGTAGGCGAGTACTTGATCTTGACTGGACATGTTGAAGGGGTCCGACTTGAGAGCGAAGAGAGCCTCTAGTGGCCAAGACAACGTAAAGGGAATGTTCAGATGGATCGACAACTAAGATGGAGGGAGACTCTAGAGAAGATCTTCCGAGTCCATTTGAATGTGGAAGAAGCTGTGTAGTACTTCTAAGAATTATGATAGCAGAGTGCCAAGCTGGTACTGTTATATCCACCTTCATCATACCGGCTGGCCGTACTCGTATCAGAGCCACCCTATCGGTGAATATATAGGACGGGAAAAGTGACTCCTACTCCTCCTGGTTCCAAAGCAAGGCGTAGCGTTGCCAACTTTGGCCGTCACGGCTCAGGTGAGCTCAGCAGCACAGTCATTGAACCGTCAGCTTCATAGTGTAAGTGGAGACTCGCTAATATCGATGACAGTCAGATCGAGTCTCTAATCATTAAGCTAGCTATTCTGATCACTCTGGCGAGTCGCTGTTCGGTTGATTTATGAAACATGATGTCTGGACCGGTGGACTGAAAAGGCATGGTGGGCCGATGGTCATCTCGGGGATGTGCGAGTGTAGGCTTCCTTACGTACACTGATTCTTAGGACTAGTCATCGTTTCACGGCATCTGAGAAAGAGACCGTATATGCCCGAGCTGTAGTCGGCCTTCGTTCATTTAGACATGGAGCAAGCCGAGCACGAGTCTATGGATTGACCCGATGCTTTCAGCGTAGCACGTAGAGCAGCAGTCAGCGAGGATATCCCATAATCGGATTTACTCTCAATATAGCCCAACTTTGATAAATGTAAAAACATCGAATTGGTATGTTAAGCCTTCCGACTGAAGGTTTTGCTTCAACCCTTGATCCACTCTGCACTCTCCAACCTACCAGACACCTTGAAAGCAAATTACTTGACTAAACTTTCGGAGAGGACTGTGACTAGGGCGTAGTTTACACCTCTGTATCCgccaaagaaggaagaaagtAAATAGCAAAGTTCACTCCATTAGAGTCTTTGTGCTAGTATCATCGGTTGGCGGTTGTACACGTCGGGAAACCGGGAAATGGGCGTGGTCCCTCACACGCGGTTTACTgccccgacgacgtcgggaACCAGGCCGGGCTCCATTTTTATCAATCTTCGACTCTACATGGTTGGTGGCCATTAGTTGCCATCGTCACAACGGTGAGTGTACCCCGATCCCGACCGTCAACTCGGTGCGGCGACTCTCTCGATACTTGACTAGCAGCATGCGGCCAGCCTTTGGCAGTTCGTCTGGTAAATCCTGGGAAGCCATGGCGAATGGGTTCCAAACAGAATCCGAATGCTGCTTTGAGAACCATACTACCTGGAGGCAAATAGTACGAGATAAATGAAACGCAACTGGTCCGATTCATACCCATTCTCATTCATTGATAGGGAATCTGCGTGATGTACTAGTGATTCCATTTGCAATAACCCTGATACCCACCCGCAATAAGCCGAAACTCGCCCGTACACATCTTACGATGGAGTTTTACCAAAAGCTGAGGACTTCTCTGGACTCAATCGCATCTAACGGGTCTGAGCTTCTCCGTCAAGCAGAAAATGGTTCGACTGGCGCCAGTCCTTACGAGGACAAGTCGGAAGCCATCCACCACCCGCGGAAGAAGCTGATGGAATCGGCAATGAAGCTGCTCCATCTGGTAACCATGCCCGAAGAGTACCTCGATCACCTGGCCAATGGTGTAAGTTGTTGCCTATCCAGTGAGTCTGAGC containing:
- a CDS encoding Putative thioesterase, Acyl transferase domain superfamily, phosphopantetheine binding ACP, whose translation is MSSQDQVLAYVFGDQTHDIADSLSGLAQTHQDPLVIDFLERSCGVLKHEVARLSPEQQERCPRFVTLADLLSPYRSETLNPCFVQGLTCITQLGLFIRQHSSGCQVYPTPENSLLAGVCTGALAAAAVSCAHSAPSLLQPALHAVAVAIRLGALAWDVADRVAIKHERSGSSNSFDSWSRVVTGSSRKILADALLQYAADTGLPVITTPYISATIGTTQATISGPPMVLSDFFASTIGKSVAPVSASLRITAPYHSAHFYNELDIEKVLAGINQNDLFKARIPVISASIKGQLLSTTATLRDALEQAARDCLEREMALDQLPIRIAEHIKRSVESVAGNVTDVIIQPFAFHSTDRLVSPVRRLLPSESYWVQERPPFVPEELASRAANGALGANGGSSKSPIAILAASGRFPGNADTMDAFWDILHDGVDTHEMVPASRWNASAHVGDPSVKNVSETGFGCWLHQAPLFDAAFFNMSPREAAQVDPAQRLALLTAAEALEKAGIVTNRTASTHKHRVGVWFGATSNDWMETNSAQDIDTYFIPGGNRAFIPGRINYHFKFSGPSYTIDTACSSSLAALQLACSALWRGEVDTAIVGGTNVLTNPDMTAGLDRGHFLSRTGNCKTFDDEADGYCRGEAVVTIILKRLEDAQMDKDPVEACILGVATNHNAEAESITRPHAATQKDLFEHILAETNVSSNDISYVEMHGTGTQAGDAGETTSVVSTLSPLTARGTSVRPATSPLHIGAVKSNVGHGEAAAGVTSLAKVLMMMKHSTIPPHIGIKTKINHRLPDLQARNTRIATVPTPWVRPQNDSRRVLLNNFSAAGGNTAIVIEDAPVLDSRTGPDPRRHHIVTLSAKTGESLVSNLRNLIQWLDEAAPRKDPNLLAKLSYTTTARRMHHRYRVTVTATGIPQLRSSLQQELDARSGGEKILPAPAKAPCFVFTFTGQGSPHAGMGADLYSRFASFRSSLQRCDHLCVQMGLPSILFRFEERDYFNRASLTALQLSHAAFQMALCKLWESFGIVPKAVVGHSLGEYAALYAAGALSQADVLYLVGKRSQLMEEHLVQGTHAMLVVMAEEAAVLAAIPGVVGRDLEVSCLNRKQNIVLGGTVAHVKEAQEVLEAKGMRCHVLDTAHAFHTSQVDPILAQFRKLAKSIHIRQPAIPVISPTRGRVLREAKDFGDGYVVEHCRNPVNIMHAVSVAKAEDVLDERTIAIEIGPAPVVAPMVKEVVGSQMQTFASAHKTIDTWQLITEAFSGMYTAGANVEWSRYHADFPECQQVLQVPSYGWTLKDIQNDWSLRKGDAAAAVMGPPKLAFSSIYNVVKNTLQPSSDGEVVVDLHLNADDGHKVYGVPLCTPSVYADISQMIGKYVKQIIAMDVDAMATEVADMHIQSALVANDVGLKQVLRTEARFDAATKSLFCTFSSFDGNNKVMEQHASCSIRFVQIDATKSRVEQAVSQAMIRMEAIQAQVGKDDSTFRFSKSMIYKMVGQLADFEPRYRGLSAVTLSNNTYEAAGNVSFKGIPDSEKWFSNPAFLDSISQLAGFVMNANECVDLDKELFVNHGWESMKLFTPRLDSNTTYHSYVKMTEGKDKLWSGDVIVFDQDENLVGILGGVALQGVPKRLMNYIINSAMKKVSRDSSSAISQTRPQPQAIPASEMDATFGDIYSAETLAASTSQQAADGSWPVVLKVLAEESRLDPKELADDVVLADIGIDSLLSLVICCRLREELEVDLPERALFEECRTVGDIKMHVSRPVLSLSGSSRRGSDLMSTKSDTASSIGSPDLDNQVSPFSTVMTPTNSLDTPGTSPTMDSYFEVIDKSVGEFKGNVLPSKPSAASTIPPAWSMYLQGSRTKARETLFLFPDGCGVATSYLSLPTISPTTALVGFNSPFAKTPSRMYDHTLREVLQSYVAGLRQKQAHGPYRLGGWSAGGILAYAVTQELIAAGEEVTSLTLIDSPPPNNGLDHLPERFYDHCNEVGIFRKELERGSDQSGPPKWLMPHFYGAPLVPT